Below is a genomic region from Phycisphaerae bacterium.
GCACCAGAAGGGATTCTGGGGCCAGCGGAGCAGGGGCAACTAGAAGGCCCCAGAAAGGATTCTGGGGCCAGCGATGTGTCAGACGTGCCGACGAGGGCGTCGGCACCACAATGAATGCCCAAGGAGGAATTCGGCGCGAGACGTCCGACCCACAAGGGGTTTCCTGCAATTGGGGTATGCATCCGACTCAACCACCTATCGGGTTTGGGCGGAATCCTGCACAACTGTCCCAGCCCTTGCTCGATATTGGCCGCGAAAACAGCGTTAGGTTGAGTCAAAGACATACCCCAGTCCTGCAGACCTGCGACGATCTTTGTGTGACTGGGGGGCAAGGCAGCGAGGTGGACTTCATAGACTCTCAAAGCGCATCATCCACAGGCGGCAGGAGGCTGCGAATCTCTCCAGCCAATCAGCCAAGAGGACTTGAATGGCAGACAACGCCACGAGTCAGGACTCCACTCCCGTCCCCAAAAGCCGGAGGCGGCTCCGCCCGGTGCGGTTGTTTGTCATCGCGGCAGTCTGCGTTGTTGCCGCATTTGCGGTCAAGCACTTCTGGTTCAGCTTGCCGATCGGCGAGGGACCGGCGGGGCCGGTCGTTCCGAGGGAGATGTTCCAGGCCGTCTGGACGTCGCGGCCGGTTCTTCTGGTGGGGATCGGCGACAGCATCACCGACGGTTTTGGGGCATCCGAGGGGCATTCCTACTTCGACATGCTGATCTCGAACCCGGCCGACGAGTCCCCGGAGATGAAGGGGATCTGTCTCGGCAGCGTGTTGCCGAATCTGAAATCGCTTGAGCTGGCGGTCTCCGGAAGCACGTCCATCCACCATCTGACGAGCCAGCTTGCCCGCCTGGAGGTGCAGCCGCCGGAGGTACTGGGCCTGGTGGTCATGACCACGGGCGGCAACGACATCATCCACAATTACGGTCACAGCCCCCCTCAGGAGGGGGCGATGTACGGCGCCACTTTCGAGCAGGCCCGCCCCTGGATCGCGGCATTTGATGAGCGGCTCAAGAGCATGCTCGATCGGATCGAGCAGTGCTTTCCGGGCGGCTGTCACATCTTTCTGGCCAACATCTACGACCCGACCGACGGGGTTGGTGACGCCACGCGAGCCGGTTTGCCCGCCTGGCCCGACGCGATGAAGGTTCTCGCGGCATACAACGAGATCATCGCCCGCCATGCCGGGCAGCGACCGAACGTGCATCTGGTGGACATCCACAGCGAGTTTCTCGGCCATGGCATCTACTGCACGCAGCCGTGGCGGCGCCACTATCGCTGGGCTGACCCTCACTACTGGTATTACATGAACCTGGAGGACCCCAACGACCGGGGCTACGACGCGATCCGTCGACTGTTTCTGCTGGAGATTGCCAAGGTGTTTCAGACGACCGCGCCCCAATCGAGTCCTACTCCGCTCAACCTCAATCACAACGGCAAATAGAGCACGCGTTCTTCGATTTCCTCGTGCAAAGCGCGCTCTGCCAGAAGCAGTAGTTCCTCAATGGCTTGTTCAACTGGCACATCGCGGCTGATTTCAACGACACCGGGCGTACGGAACCCGCCAGTCACTCGGAGACAGGCGCCCTGTGCGAGCAATGAGCCGGGCTTGCCAATCGCTTGTTTACAGAATACAATAAGTTTGGTCGACAAGGGGGCGTAGAGACTCTCGTCCCGGCGAGAGTCGCCAAGTTGATGAGCCGTGTTGGTTCTTGGGCACACGGGGAGTCGAGCATGTCGCAGGTGGCAGTCGTCAACAGACTCGCTTGCGGTTCACGTTTGCCAGGTTGCCCAGTGAGGGTCAAAGCCTTCACGCTTATTGAGGTTCTGGTGGTCGTCGCGATTATTGCCTTGCTGGTGGGGATTCTGATCCCCGCCTTGTCGAAGGCCCGTGAGCAGGCCCGGCGGTCGGTGTGTGCGAGCAACCAGAAGCAGATCATGACCGGAGTGCACATGTACGCAATGCAGTACGCCGGTCAAATCCCGTTCAGCGTGCCGTGGTTCAATGCCAGCCTTACCTGGATCGTCCGGCAGGAGTATTACAACCCGAGAGGTTATGTTCACCTGGGCGTGCTCTACGGCAGCCGGCAGATCAAGGATCCGGCGATCTTCTACTGCCCGTCGAACAAGGAGTTTCCGCACATCTACCCGGAAGGTTGGCAGAACTTCTCGGCCGGGGGCGGCGTCGAGCGTGTCGCGACCGGGTACATGTACGCGATTGCAGGGCAGATCGACCGTTACCCCAAGGGAGAGCGGCTGCACGCCCGCCTCGACTCACTCAAGCAGGAATCACTGGTGTCCTGCATGTTCATCTCGAAGCGTGACAAGCGGCAACAGCGAGGAGTGTGGCCCCATCGCGGCGGGGTCATTGCCGGCTACGTCGACGGCAGCGCCCGCCTCAACCAAGTGGCCGATGCGATCGCTCAGACGTCGGCCGAGCTCTATGACGCGAACAACATCGACGACATGGATTACTTTGCCTTCTGCTTCTTCAAGATGCTCAGCGGTCAGCGTCGCTGGATTGAAGCGTTCCCCAAGCTGCCGGAAGTACGGTAGTAGCCTCCAGCGTTGCGTACGGCAATGCTGGAGAATGAAGAATGGCGAATGCAGAACTGAGAATGGGCATTGTTCCGTCGCGAACGGCGAAACGCACAGGTGGTGGTGTCTCAGTAAAGACGGCAGGTCTTGGTCGCGGCGGCGACCTCGACGCTGCCCTGCCTCATCTCGTCGCGCACACCTATGCGATGACGCCGCCATCGACGACCATGAGCGTACCTGTGATCCACTTGGCTTCGTCGCCGGCCAGGAACAGAGTGGCCGCCGCGACGTCGCTGCACTCACCGAGGCACTTGAGAGGCGTCTGCCTGATGATGGCGTCGGCAACGCCCGGCCGGGCGAGGACGTCCTGGTTGATGTCGGTGGGAATGGTGCCGGGCAGCACGGCGTTGACCCGGATCCCGTAGGGGGCCAAGGTGACGGCCAGGCCACGGGTGAGCATGTTGGCCGCCGCCTTGCTCGTGCAATAGGCCAATTGCTGCGGATCGGTGAACCGCTCGCCGCTGATGCTGGTGATATTGACGATGACCCCGCCGCCGTGATCCTTCATGAAGCGGGCCGCACCCTGGGACATCAGGAAAATGCTGCGGGTGTTGACCGCTTGAACGCGATCGAACTCCTCGACGGTCACATCCAGAACGTCTCGAAACGGGCAGATTCCCGCGTTGTTCACGAGGATGTCGAGGCGGCCGAAGGTGGAGATCGTCTTGTCAAGGATGGCCTTGACCGCCCCGGCATCGGCCACGTCGCCGGGCAGTGAGACGGCTCGATCCTTGCCGATGTTTCGGATGATCTGCTGAGCGGCGTCCTCCGAGCGTCCGGAATGACCGATGCCCACCTTGGCTCCCTCGCGGGCAAATGATTCGACGATGGCCCTGCCGATGCCGCGGGCCCCGCCGGTTACGATGACCACTTTGCCGTCAAACCTGGAATTGGCCATAGTTGAGAATCCCCAGTACACGAATCGGAAACGCTTCGAGACCTTTGACCGCGATCGGCGTGCAGACGCTCATGAACGTCTTGCGCTTGCCGAGAGAATCCAGATTGCAGAGGTTCTCGATCAGGGCGACGTTGTGGTCGAAGAGGGCGTAATGCGACTCGTGTTTCGTGTTGCTCAACTCTTCGACGCCGGCGGCATCAATTCCAAACATGACCATGCCTTGGCGGACGAGCCAAGCCAGGGCTTCGGGACGTACCCAGGGGCTCTTGAGGTACTCGTCGGTTCCCCAAGCCTTGTCCCAGCCGGTGCGCAGGAACACGATTTCGCCCTGCTGAACGCCGCCGGCCAGGATCGCGGCCTTCTTGATCTCCTCGAGCGTCAGGCCGTGGCCGGGCGGCGGATGGCCTACGTCGAGCAGGCGGGTCGTTCCGATCGTGTTCTCCACCGGGAACTCGGTCAGGTCCAAGCCGTCCTTGCGGAGGTGGTAGGGAACCTCGATGTGCGTGCCGAGGTGGTTGACCATGACCACGTTGTGCATGATGTACCACTGGCCGGGCAGCCGTGGAACGGGGGCGACGGCGTCGGCGTCGATCTTCTCGACGTCGAATTTGCGCCCCGCTTGGCCGGGGATGATCGGGTACGACAATTCGACGATACGCTTGAAAGCCAACGGCTGTTTCCTCGCCGATGCACTTGGTTCGTCCGGACTCAAAACCGGAGCCCCACTATATCGCAACGAGCCGTCTCCGCAACGTCCGGATGTTCAGTGGTCTTGATCTGACGCTGCGAGGGTCGCAAGGCCGCCGCGTGCCTGTGTGTGGTTGAGTGGCCGGCGAAGGCTTCCCGCGGGTGAACGGCCTGCGGCCGGCGCATAGGTTGCCCCCGACCGCGAGCTCGTGTCGGTTACTCCTGATAGATCTTGCACGGTCTGGGGTGGTCGCCCGGATCGCGTACGAAGATGGTCGCACGGCGGTATTCGGTCCAGGTGTTCTCGAACCAGGATTCGCGTTCAGGACGTCCGTGGGGCTTGCTGACGCGCGTCTCGAAGGCGTCGTTTTCGGGATGGTAAATCACGCCCATGATCTCGTTTCGGAGGGCAAGGTTTTCGGGGATGTAGCGCCACTCATCCCCGAGCTTCGGATGCGGCAGGGCGCCTTTGGGGTCGGTCACAAGGTGCGACCCGCGAGAGCCGCTGCCGCGCTTGAGCAACGCAAGGATCGCTTCCAGGAAACCCAGTTGTGCCAGGGCCAACTCGCGGACTTCGATGGCTTGGGCGTAGCCGGCGGTTTCCTGCCGCAAGCCGTGATCTCGGATCTGGCGCCACTGGCTGCGAGCTTCTTCCAGAGCCCTGCTCACGCCGGCCAGCGAGCGGACCATGCCGGCGTATCGGCTCATGCGGCGTTGAATCTGTTTCTTAACCTCGGCGCAGTCCGAGGTCTGGGTACCTGCCGCTCGAATGCGACCGATCTCGGTGACAAAACGAAGGACGACGGCTTGAGCACGGCCAACGAATTCGTCCAGCGGCAGGCCACCGCCGTGGTAGACGTGCGCGATGCGCTGAGCGGCCCGGGTCCCGCCGACCTGACCGGCGTTGAGCGCCGAGCCGCCGGGCCGTTTGACCCCGTGCGTGCCGGCCAGCTCACCGATGACGAAAAGATGAGGTACGGTGGATTCCCACCAGACGTCAACCGCGAAACCGCCGTTGCAGTGCTGCGAGCAGACTCCGATTTCGAGCGGTTCCTTCCACAAGTCGACGCCCATCTGTCGGTAGAGATCGATGCTCGGCTGATTCATGTGTGCCAGCCGCTCGATCGGGGTGGCTTGTATGGCCCCGGACTTCTGCAGGTAAGTGAGGGCCTCCGGCTTGAGGTCGGCGAGCTTGAAGGCCTCAAGCCCTTGGGTGGCACGCGGGTTCTCGCGGAAATCCATGAAGACGCGGCGGCCGCGGTTGACCATCTCATTCTGAACGAGGATATCGATCAGCGACGAGCCGAAATTGGCGATCTTGTCGTGGTCGAAGGGCCACTGGTAGCCCTTGAGGAAAATGTCGGTGGCGAGCGTCGACATGGAGTCGAACCAGGGGTTAAGAAACTCCTGCTCATCCTCGCCGTCGGCGTCGGTGCTGTAGTAACGGGGGATGACCTGCTGATAGGTTCCTGAGAGGTTCCATCGCGGGCGCAGCGAGGCGAGGCCGAATTGCGACTCAGTGAGATTATGAGCCTCCGCGCCGGCCTCGAACAGGGCGGCATAGGGTCCCATCTGTCCCGGGGGATAGACGGAGATCTCGTACAAATCTCCGGGCCCGCCGCCGGCAGCCACGACATTGCGGGCGTTGAACAGCACCAGGCCGTGATTGTCGTCGTTCTGGCGGGCGAGGTCGACGCAGAGAATGCCGCAGGCGGCCTGTCGACCTTCTTCCCGTCCGGTGACGACCGCGAGCATGTGATGGCGATTGAAAACGGGGATGCCGTAGCGCTCCAGTTCGGCGAGCAGCTTGCGGACCATGAATCGCGAAGTCCACGGGCCGGCGGAAGTCGCGCGTTGTCGCGGGTCATGGTCGGTCTTGTAACCCACGAAAACGCCGTCGGCGGTGTGGGGAAAAGGAACACCCAAGTCGACCAGCCTGTAGAAAGCGCGGAGCGAGTTGGCTCCTTCGATGAATGCGACGTCTGCGTGAGTGCAACCTCCGGCCGTCAGCGTATCGGCGAAGTCGGTCGGACGATCGGGCTCCCCGCCGGTTCCCATTTTGTAATAGGTCTGTTTGTCGGAACCGGAGTTGTTTGAGGTGCCCAGTCCGATTCCGCGAGTGACCAAGGCGAGGTGATCGGCCGGATTCTCGATGCCCATCTCCTCAAGTTCCCTGAACAGCCGGCAGGCGCAGTTGAGGCCGGCTGCGCCACTGCCGACGATCACCGTGTTGAGCGAGTAGACGGGGATGCTCAGACCGTTCAAATCAGCACTGCTTCTCGGAATCATGGTGTCTCTCACAGTCTCCGCACGTTGAATCCGCCGCTCACCTCGATGCTCTCGCCGGTGGAGTAGTCCAGATCGCCGCGGGCAACCGCAGCAACCACGGCGGCGACGTCCTCCGGCAAGCCCCATCGTCGGTTGATCAGCAAACCCTCGGCGATGAGCTTGTCGTACTTGTCCTTGACCACGCTGGTCATCGGCGTCTGGATGATGCCGGGACGTATCTCGATGACCGGGATACCGTGTTCGCCGAGACGATCGGCGTATAACCGGACAGCCATGGAGAGGCCGGCCTTGGAGACGCAGTATTCGCCCCGGGCCGGCGACGACGTGTACGCCGAGATCGACGTGATGAACACAATCCGTGGCGTGGTGATCCGACCGGCCTTTTTCCAGGCAATCATCCGGTTGGCTGCAAGCTGGGTGAGAAAATACGGCCCCTTGAGATTGATCGAGATGAGCCGGTCGAAGGTTTCCTCGCCGGCCTGGAGGATGTCGACTCGCTGCTTGGGGGCGACGCCTGCGTTGTTAACCAGCAGGTCGAGCCGGCCAAACTGCAGGTCGATGAATTCGATCATCGCCAGACGCTGTTCGGCGGAGGCGATGTCCGCCTTGAAAACCTCGGCTCGCCCGCCGGCCGCCTCGATGGTCCTCTTGACCTCGTAGGCTCCGTGGTCGGTGTTGGCCGGATCAGCAACGACGTCGTTGATCACCACGATATGGCCTTCGCGGGCCAGCCGCAGGGCGATGCCCCTGCCGATGCCCTGTCCGGCCCCGGTAACCAGTGCCACGGGCGAATCGCTCATTGGTACACCCTCAGAATCAGGTTCTGCTCAGGTCCTTGGGGCATACTGTAGCGGTGATGCAGGGACGATGCCAAGGGTTGTTTCCGGACGTTAAAGACTCGGGCGGCCGGGATTGAACCACGGGAGCTTGCGGTGCCACTGCGGCCCGGCCGTGCCCATCAGGCGGACCGCAGTCATTATCGCTCGTTGTCGCGTTCCTGCTGCGGCTGACCGGCGCAGTTCCTGGGCCTGCGCGCATTCTGAGACCTGTGTATTTGCCCTTCAGGCCAAACATGCCGGGCCAAGTGGTCGATGCAGAGACGGAGCATCGTGCGTCACACGAGGCCCGGGGTCTTGTCATTGTCCACTCTGGCAGGATGGACCCCTGGAGCCGTGTGCCGCCCCGGTCTCGTGTCGGCAAGGGGAAACGGGGGCATCCCGGATGGCGTTTCTCGGTTCAGTGGGGTTGAAAGGCCGCGCGATCATGCTGGCGGCGTTGTTGCTGCTGGGCACGGTGGGAGCGGTCTGCGCCGCGCTGATGTGGCGGCACTTCACCAGCTCGATCGAGGCCGTGGAACATCACGCAGTGATGAACGCGCGCTTCATCGGGCTGAGCGCCGAGCCCTACGTCCTCCTGAATGACGTGCAATCCCTCGAGCATCTCGTCCAGTCGGCGACCACCAGTAACTGCGTCGAGCTGACACAAGTACTCGACAAGACGGGCAAGGTGCTGGCCGAGTCGGCGGCCAAGCCGCAGTTTGTCCTCGAAACGCAGGTGCGGCTGGCGCAGGCCTTTCGCGGCAACCTCACTCGCGAATCGTTTCGCGTGTTTCGCACGCCGAGACAGTGTCTCGCCCTTGTACCGATTTGGCCGGTGGGCCAGCAATTGGATCTAGGTCTGGACGATCAGGAGGCGAAGCAGCCCGGCGAGTCGGAGCCCGTCGGGTTTGTGCTCCTGGCGTACACGCTGGACGACGTTTACCAGGTTCTTGCGAAAGATGCGTTCTACAGCGTCGCGATCACGGTGATGCTGCTCAGCGTCGGTTTGGCAATCACCGTCGTCATGGTCCGGCAGCTTGTGAGGCCGATTGCCGGGCTGGTACAAACGGCCAGCGCGATCGCCGAGGGTGATCTGTCGGATCGGGCAAGCGAAGACGCGCCCGGCGAGGTGGGGATTCTGGCGAAGGCCTTTAACAACATGGCCGACAAGATGGAGGATTATGCCCAGAACCTGGAGAAGCTTGTCTACGACCGAACCGTAGCCCTGGAAAGAAACGAGGCCAGGACTCGGGCGATTCTCGACACCGCGGCCGACGGCATCATCACCATCGACGAGCGGGGCATCGTCGAATCATACAACGCGGCCGCCGAGCGAGTGTTCGGATGGACGGCGGCCGAGGTCATCGGGCAGAACGTGAGCATGCTCATGCCGTCGCCCTACGCCGAAAGCCATGATTCATTCATCAAGGCCTACCTGCGATCCGGTGATCCGCAACTGATCGGCCGAGGAAGGGAAGTCCAGGGACGTCGCAAGGATGGCAGCACGTTCCCCATGGATCTTGCGGTCAGCGAAACGGCCGTCGGAGACCGCAGGACGTTCACGGGAATCGTCCGCGACATCACCGAGCGAAAGCACGCCGAAGAGGAACAGCAGAAACTCGTGTCCCTCGTAGAAAACAGCAGCGACCTGATCATGATGTGCTCGCTCGACGGCAGAGTGCTGTACCTCAACAGGAGCGGCCGCGAGATCGCGGGGCTCGACGGTTCCGAACAGGTCGCGGGAACGACCATCGCGGACTATATGCCGTCGGAAGAGTGGGCGCGTGTTCGCGAGGTGGAGTTGCCCAGGGTGCTTAAGAGCGGAAGCGCCGAGTGGCACGGCGAGCTTCAGCACTTCAAGACGGGAACCAGGATTTCCATGCAGATCAGCTTCTTCCTGATTCGACACCCGCAGACGGGCGACGCGATATGTCTCGGCAGCATTCAGAGGGACATCACCGCCCAAAAGCATGCGGAGCGTCAGCTCAGGAAGAACATGGCCGAGCTCGAGCAGTTCAATCGTCTGGCCGTAGGCCGGGAGCTGCGAATGATCGAACTCAAACGACAGGTGAACGAGATGGCCCGGGCGGCGGGGCTGGACGAGCCGTACGACCTGTCGTTCGTGGAGGCGGCACGAAAGTAGGGCAGAGAACGGGTATGGTCAGGGATCTTTGATGGGCAAACGGTTTCGTAAAATCCTGTTGATGCGCGATCGTTGGCCGGCGTGGGTCGTTCTGGCATGCGCCGTTCTCTTGGCAATCTTCGCCCGGTCCGTCGCCGTGGAGCAGATGCGACTGAAAGATCGGGCCCGCTTTGACACGGAGGTGGAGCGTATTCGGTCGGTGCTTCAGGAACGACTCCGGCAGAGCGAGCACGCCGTGCGGTCGGTCTGTGCGCTTTTCGAGTCGAGTAATCAGGTTGAGGAGTCGGAGTGGGAGCATTTCGCGGGAAACGCCCTGACTGACGACGAGAACAAGGTGGTGGAGTCGCTGTATTTTGTCGAACGCGTGCCTCGAGAGAAGCTGGAGGAGTACGTCCGGCAATGTCGGGCTGAAGGCGCCGCGGGATTTGAGGTGCACCCTCAAGGCGACAGGCCGACGTACATGCCGGTTCGATACGTCTTTCCGCCCAAGGCGAACGGGATCAAATTGGGGCTCGACATGGCCCAAGACCTGTTCTGGAGGGCGGCGGCCGAACGAGCCCGTTATACGGGTCAGGTTGAAGGCAGCATCAGGCGTCCTGCCGCCCAGTCGGGCAACCGATGCCCGGAATACCGAATGCTGAAGGCGGTCTACCGGGTGAGTCCGGGGCAGGTGGAGGGTGAGCAGTCCCGCCGACAGTTCATCGGCTGGGTCGGCGTGTGCGTCGGCGGGAAGGGATTGGCCCAGGGGCTTGCAGCGCAATGCCGCTCGATCGGCTTGAGCATCGATGTTTTCGAAGGAATCAGCGCTTCGCGTGAGACGATCCTCTATGCCTCCGAAGGTGAGCCGGCGGTGCTGCGCTCTGAATCTTCGCCCATGTTTGAGAAGTACGCGGAGCTGAAGGTCGGTGATTCGATCTTCACGATGCGCGCGGCAAGCCTCCCGGCGTTTGCGTCGCCCTGGAGCCGTGG
It encodes:
- a CDS encoding SGNH/GDSL hydrolase family protein, yielding MADNATSQDSTPVPKSRRRLRPVRLFVIAAVCVVAAFAVKHFWFSLPIGEGPAGPVVPREMFQAVWTSRPVLLVGIGDSITDGFGASEGHSYFDMLISNPADESPEMKGICLGSVLPNLKSLELAVSGSTSIHHLTSQLARLEVQPPEVLGLVVMTTGGNDIIHNYGHSPPQEGAMYGATFEQARPWIAAFDERLKSMLDRIEQCFPGGCHIFLANIYDPTDGVGDATRAGLPAWPDAMKVLAAYNEIIARHAGQRPNVHLVDIHSEFLGHGIYCTQPWRRHYRWADPHYWYYMNLEDPNDRGYDAIRRLFLLEIAKVFQTTAPQSSPTPLNLNHNGK
- a CDS encoding DUF1559 domain-containing protein produces the protein MSQVAVVNRLACGSRLPGCPVRVKAFTLIEVLVVVAIIALLVGILIPALSKAREQARRSVCASNQKQIMTGVHMYAMQYAGQIPFSVPWFNASLTWIVRQEYYNPRGYVHLGVLYGSRQIKDPAIFYCPSNKEFPHIYPEGWQNFSAGGGVERVATGYMYAIAGQIDRYPKGERLHARLDSLKQESLVSCMFISKRDKRQQRGVWPHRGGVIAGYVDGSARLNQVADAIAQTSAELYDANNIDDMDYFAFCFFKMLSGQRRWIEAFPKLPEVR
- a CDS encoding SDR family oxidoreductase, with the translated sequence MANSRFDGKVVIVTGGARGIGRAIVESFAREGAKVGIGHSGRSEDAAQQIIRNIGKDRAVSLPGDVADAGAVKAILDKTISTFGRLDILVNNAGICPFRDVLDVTVEEFDRVQAVNTRSIFLMSQGAARFMKDHGGGVIVNITSISGERFTDPQQLAYCTSKAAANMLTRGLAVTLAPYGIRVNAVLPGTIPTDINQDVLARPGVADAIIRQTPLKCLGECSDVAAATLFLAGDEAKWITGTLMVVDGGVIA
- a CDS encoding cyclase family protein, which codes for MAFKRIVELSYPIIPGQAGRKFDVEKIDADAVAPVPRLPGQWYIMHNVVMVNHLGTHIEVPYHLRKDGLDLTEFPVENTIGTTRLLDVGHPPPGHGLTLEEIKKAAILAGGVQQGEIVFLRTGWDKAWGTDEYLKSPWVRPEALAWLVRQGMVMFGIDAAGVEELSNTKHESHYALFDHNVALIENLCNLDSLGKRKTFMSVCTPIAVKGLEAFPIRVLGILNYGQFQV
- a CDS encoding FAD-binding protein, which produces MIPRSSADLNGLSIPVYSLNTVIVGSGAAGLNCACRLFRELEEMGIENPADHLALVTRGIGLGTSNNSGSDKQTYYKMGTGGEPDRPTDFADTLTAGGCTHADVAFIEGANSLRAFYRLVDLGVPFPHTADGVFVGYKTDHDPRQRATSAGPWTSRFMVRKLLAELERYGIPVFNRHHMLAVVTGREEGRQAACGILCVDLARQNDDNHGLVLFNARNVVAAGGGPGDLYEISVYPPGQMGPYAALFEAGAEAHNLTESQFGLASLRPRWNLSGTYQQVIPRYYSTDADGEDEQEFLNPWFDSMSTLATDIFLKGYQWPFDHDKIANFGSSLIDILVQNEMVNRGRRVFMDFRENPRATQGLEAFKLADLKPEALTYLQKSGAIQATPIERLAHMNQPSIDLYRQMGVDLWKEPLEIGVCSQHCNGGFAVDVWWESTVPHLFVIGELAGTHGVKRPGGSALNAGQVGGTRAAQRIAHVYHGGGLPLDEFVGRAQAVVLRFVTEIGRIRAAGTQTSDCAEVKKQIQRRMSRYAGMVRSLAGVSRALEEARSQWRQIRDHGLRQETAGYAQAIEVRELALAQLGFLEAILALLKRGSGSRGSHLVTDPKGALPHPKLGDEWRYIPENLALRNEIMGVIYHPENDAFETRVSKPHGRPERESWFENTWTEYRRATIFVRDPGDHPRPCKIYQE
- a CDS encoding 3-ketoacyl-ACP reductase, with the translated sequence MSDSPVALVTGAGQGIGRGIALRLAREGHIVVINDVVADPANTDHGAYEVKRTIEAAGGRAEVFKADIASAEQRLAMIEFIDLQFGRLDLLVNNAGVAPKQRVDILQAGEETFDRLISINLKGPYFLTQLAANRMIAWKKAGRITTPRIVFITSISAYTSSPARGEYCVSKAGLSMAVRLYADRLGEHGIPVIEIRPGIIQTPMTSVVKDKYDKLIAEGLLINRRWGLPEDVAAVVAAVARGDLDYSTGESIEVSGGFNVRRL
- a CDS encoding PAS domain S-box protein, which gives rise to MAFLGSVGLKGRAIMLAALLLLGTVGAVCAALMWRHFTSSIEAVEHHAVMNARFIGLSAEPYVLLNDVQSLEHLVQSATTSNCVELTQVLDKTGKVLAESAAKPQFVLETQVRLAQAFRGNLTRESFRVFRTPRQCLALVPIWPVGQQLDLGLDDQEAKQPGESEPVGFVLLAYTLDDVYQVLAKDAFYSVAITVMLLSVGLAITVVMVRQLVRPIAGLVQTASAIAEGDLSDRASEDAPGEVGILAKAFNNMADKMEDYAQNLEKLVYDRTVALERNEARTRAILDTAADGIITIDERGIVESYNAAAERVFGWTAAEVIGQNVSMLMPSPYAESHDSFIKAYLRSGDPQLIGRGREVQGRRKDGSTFPMDLAVSETAVGDRRTFTGIVRDITERKHAEEEQQKLVSLVENSSDLIMMCSLDGRVLYLNRSGREIAGLDGSEQVAGTTIADYMPSEEWARVREVELPRVLKSGSAEWHGELQHFKTGTRISMQISFFLIRHPQTGDAICLGSIQRDITAQKHAERQLRKNMAELEQFNRLAVGRELRMIELKRQVNEMARAAGLDEPYDLSFVEAARK